From Malaya genurostris strain Urasoe2022 chromosome 2, Malgen_1.1, whole genome shotgun sequence:
tttttttttctcggagtGAGGCAGTCAAACAATTATCtacttgattttgatgtttataaattgatataTTGACATTGTGTTATCAGTTAAtgcttttgtttcatttttaaagATCTagagaaattcaatttttcatgaaaaacaaaaaaccaaTTATTCAAAGTTGATACCAGAAAACATACTGAAATCTTTGGAAATAAAACCTtccttaaaaaaataaatatcaatcGAGTGAGTTTATTTGCGTACGTGTGCGTGTTCTCTAGCATGGGATTGATTGATTCGAAGCAAAGTGTGTGGAATGATTTCATTAAACGTCACTAATAGAATTAGTGTATGTTTGTGTGGATGTGGCCAAGGTGTAAATCACTTGGAAGAACTCATTTCTGTTCGTTTTACTTATTCAACTTTTGCAGTGTTCCAGTATTAAGTTAGTATAACTGCTAATTTCGTAATAAAAGTTGTAAAGCTTTGTTGTAACGGCAACTGAAGTTggattaaattttaaatatattaatgtAAAATGTTTTCATATGATTATTGAGCAATTGGATGGAGtaattattttaaattggatGTGTTTATTCTGCAACTGAAGAAATGATGGAAGAAATCCTGTAAATCATTTGAAAACGTTAAAATAATCCaattattataaaacaataagtTGTTATCTAGTATATAGAAAACATAAGTTTTAATTTCATGAACAGAATAATTTCTAGATGTGATAGTTGGTAGTATTTTGTGAAAAACTTTACTCTGCTCATTGACAAGTATTTTGTATCATTCATTTCATGGTGTTGTAATTCATcggagaaaagaaaaaaaatcgcgatgatcaatttcactgaaaaaaataagaagaaaagaaaaatcatCGGAAAGAAAAAGAAACCCGAAACAATGTTTTGTACCAAATCAAAGAGATGAAATAAACAGTCGAGGAAAATAGAAACAATGCAATGTTTTCATTTACTTGTTAGTGCTTAAGAAGGTTCCTGTACTTCCACCTTGTGTCGTGGTCCGCTTAAGTTGTGCCAATTTCCTCGTTCGGAATCCGATATCACACCCAGTCGTTTACGGAagggaacaaaaataaaatatccccTACTCAAGCTGAATTTGATGTGTTTTAATCAAAactgtttttcatttttcttttctttcccCTACAGGTTGGGTTGTTTTAGTAAGTTTTATCTTCTATTATAAGGCagaaaaaatgatttaaaaaatataacaaatttcAAGCCTACTATTTAGGAACTTTTTGCAAGCAAAATTAGTACCCTCTATTTACTGCCAATAAACAATATCATCAAGGATATGAATGATTGATTTGTGGAGTGGAAATTCACGTGCAAAATTAACCAATTGTGTTTCTTTTTCTACTTCTCGTTTGCTCCCAAAATGCTTGCAGTGTACCATGGGCCATCTGATGTGCGCTGGATGCTTCACTCATCTGTTGGCCGACGGTCGGTAAGTATGGGTTCGAAACCTCCCTGTACTTAATCCTTCACTCTAACTCCATCTTTCTTCCTCCATTTTTTTCCTCTCTTAGGCTTCGTGATCAAAATGCGACCTGTCCTAATTGTCGCACAGAGATCAGCAAAAATAACTCTTCTCGTAATTTGGCAGTCGAAAAGGCTGTTTCGGAGTTGCCCAGCGAGTGTCAGTACTGTGGCAATGAGTTCCCGAACAAATCGATCGAATATCATGAGTGCAATGAGTGCGAGGAGCGCCCGACGGATTGCAGCTTCGCCCGGATCGGTTGTCAATGGCGTGGACCGACTCACGAAGTTCCGTCACATGAGGCTAACTGTGTGCATCCGAATAAGTCTGGCGCCGAAGTGATGGTCGCTCTGCAGGCTCATGATGAACGTGCCGCCGAGGAGAAGAAACTTTTCCTCACGTTGATCGATCTCTTGAGTTACGAGAAGATAATCTTCAATGGTAGCATTAACAGTCACTTTTCCGTTCCGTGATTCGAACCTGCTAACGTTGAGCGATCTTTTCGCTTTCGTCCGCCTTTTCCTTACCGTTTCAGATCTTCAAATGAAACCATACCGTACGGACGAGTACGTACACCGCTTGTATTACGAGACATCACGCTTCTCCGCTTTTAACCACCAGTGGGTGGTGAAGGCTATCATTAATAAAAGTCAGCGTGATCCACACCAGTCTTGTGATCGAGACATCACGTATCAGGTATTACAGCTGTGCAAACTCTAGTTTCGGATCCATTATTATCGATTACATTCCGTTTTAGTtgattctgaaatcgaaaacaaCCAGCCCACTACCGATGCACTTCTTTGTACTGCGAGGTCCATTCTCGGATATTAAAGCCGATACCCAAATCTACAAGCATGACTTCACCGAGACAGAAACGGAAAGTCCGTTCAATCTGATGCCTCTGCCGGATACGGCGGAGTGCAATCGGTTGCTGGCAGCGAAGGCGATCAATTTCAGGTGAGTTTTATCTTTTTCGACGAATACGAAATTTGAAGCCATCCGTTAGAGTGAGGATTGTTTTCTCTGTTCAATAACAATACAGTCAAAAGTGTCGTTCGATatctctcggtttcagttcgTATGATACCCAATTTTCAATGGGTAAATCCTCATGTTTTTAAGTGCTAGGAAACTGTAGTTAATGTTACGCCCAATAATTCGGTAAATTTTGTTTTCGCATTGTTCTTCatacagaaaaatttgaaatttctcgtcttcaataaattttgttctttcGAAGCGCTCCGTGTCTTTAAAATATCAGAATGAACTTGTTGATCTACAAATATACTGCATCctgtgagatttgatttgatttccaTTGACTAGTGGAAGTCATTCGTGTTAGGAACCTGTGTGAATTGCGTTTGAACGAATGATCTGGTCATCAACATATTTTTCCCTTGCCTTCTATGCATTTTGTCATCTTTTTGATAATTGGTGAATACCTTGTCAGTAGAATTAACTGCCTTTAGTGTTGAATCATTTTCGTAAGAATCGAAGCGCTGTCCAGAAAAGCATGTGGCTCCACGAGGCAAAGATATGGTAGTCGTATGGGGCCAGGTCTGGTGAGTAAGCTGCATGGTCAAAAACTAACGCCTTTTGAATTGTGCGGTGTCGTCGTGTTGTGGAGTAAAAACACCTTTTTCTGTCTGAATCTTTTTCATGGCTTGTAAACGTTAAACTCCCAACGCCTTTGCAAGCTGTGGTTTCGTTATTCAAAAATGCATGCAATTCGGTGTCATCAAACAATTTTCGCTTGCCAGATCGTGCGGTGTCATGTAGATCAAAATATTCTACGTTGAATTTTCCAAACCGCGTTTCGCATGTTTTATGTGTTAGAGTACGATCGCCTTATActtcttatacttatacttattgcTCCATTGGTGGTTATCATAGATTCGATTTTACAAAAGACTGCACAGTACCTATGTTAGGTTAAGAGTGTAATTGTGTATCAAAATTCGTTTTCAgtcggatatttttgaaatgttcaagGAATAAAAAAGCACTTTTTCCTTGTGTTTTTGAGAAGTTAGTCTATTCGCCCTTCTTTCCAAGGCTATTTCCGAAGTTCTGGCAAGTTTGGCGGATTTGTCTTTTGGCGTAAAAACAATATCGTTGGTTTCGTTCCACTTCATCGCAGGTTTCGCTTAATGGCATTACGCCAGAATCGGCCAAAACAGAGTGTCACTTTCGTGGGACCGGAGGAAAGGCAGCAAATGTTGATGGTGCCGGTCGTTATGTATAGCTTGTTGaatcctaggacaggaccagacaactggcttctttttccagaaaaatatttctcttcttattccggttgctccctgctgtaaataataaatgcctcgcgatcactgttgccagtagagataattattcattctaaaaactttctccccttataacatgcaattatttatcatttgaaaacacttataccgttttcacttttgaacctagacgcgggctactctgactccgagttaaacgaacacgtggtacgcgccctaaacaacaactcatgaaaaaagaaaaaataaacaaactcggctggatgcgtggtgcgacccgagaaaattttcagagcgaaactacgcgattggagtccgatctagagcgacctcaggttgctaaaacaaacatatcaaacgttgtttgggcgactctggttcagctttcgggctgctctgatcaataaacgaaaacggtattagacaaatgttatatcggtcaaaaatataactctggattcattttgatcagatgtttgttttgaagaaaacgtttagttgaaacggcttaataaaatttttctaaaacactcaattttgggtaattaatttttgcagtattcaacatattctatttgagaaaaatgataacatacagaagtatctacagattcggtgctattctcaaccaacataatcaatattctcgtccatatcacacttcgtgatttcaggctttctctttgtatcatccagtgattgttaaatgtactctatattttccgcattgacaggatttaaaaacaaattgaacttaaatcctattgaaattaataattttgaaaagatgacctgaaaaataaaatatccaatatcaagctacattgttaccgacgatactgacaacacaccaccctgcagtaatcttgatttcaacaacttgtacttgcttatgtcaattcaaccaatcacgagctggtccgaaattggtcctaaaagtggattaacaattgtcaggtcctgtcctaggttgaATCGCCGgccattgaggtttctatgcccggtgataAATTAACGGCGACCCTAGTGACAAAGAAGTGGCCAATatatttcctgatgaaaacaaaacaatatgtataaGCGATTCACACGTAGCATCAGGCGACTATCATCGGCATGGAACGGTTACGGAAcagcaacattaattgtaaacaATTCATATGAAGgcacactacgtcaagttcaggGAATATTTTACCGTCGGGAGCGTGAGCAatattcagcaaaaaaaataataaattaatcttgacgtcgaccgaagttgattgattgtcGGAATCGAGCTTAACGCAtgagtttcctgatgaaaacaaaccaatctcatttgcatttgtagttgtaagtgagctgtcagaaagcCTAATACTAATTACTACTTGACAAATTTGTAGATCTTCTTCCGAAATTTCTCCGGAACATGCCAACGAAAAACTGAACCAACCAATACGTGATGCAGCTTTCTGGTACAAGATTTGGCCACTGTATTTTGTTTATAGGATCAGTTACACAATTTCAAATATATGAAGTTTCATTGACtggtgaagaatttttttagccACGTTCTGAATCGAAGTGTTCGGATTACGCTTGAAGTACCTTCCTAGCGCTCACATCTTTTGCTTTCCTTTGCAGTCCATCTGTTGGACTGGTCTGGATAAATCTCGACCGACATCTCGTTTGTAGGCCGTTTCAGGTACTACTTGACACATCGTGACGAAGTTCTACATATGTAAACATTATACTTGAAATTAGTGtgtgatatacaggctcacatatgaactgtgtgtaaaatttgctcaatcagcgtggcgaataCTTGCaggtgtcaccacgatcgacacaaggtgccaccacgatttgggtgccacTTTCACATGAGCCTAAATTTtttggtgcaacattcacttcacgcttgATTCTTGTTTGTTGTTTagatgttggttaaaatgacaagtttttatttttgttttattccgatccaaTTCTCATGTGAATTATGCCTaatggaaataaagttgtctttaacacttaggaAAATCGTGTAATAAGTGTTAAaactgttgtag
This genomic window contains:
- the LOC131432643 gene encoding zinc finger TRAF-type-containing protein 1 homolog, yielding MADSLVETPASSSSHLISIGGMNQLPADLQSGSTSGSSSMPSSSTSSVVASSSSSSSSGSVGQASALLISVATQLSHGLDLSEQIMTTNQELNLSLGNAANSAGQAENKENLKSARSAECPGDDEPEAKRKKIDKPATKMIEKLEARLGGILCCAVCLDLPRTAMYQCTMGHLMCAGCFTHLLADGRLRDQNATCPNCRTEISKNNSSRNLAVEKAVSELPSECQYCGNEFPNKSIEYHECNECEERPTDCSFARIGCQWRGPTHEVPSHEANCVHPNKSGAEVMVALQAHDERAAEEKKLFLTLIDLLSYEKIIFNDLQMKPYRTDEYVHRLYYETSRFSAFNHQWVVKAIINKSQRDPHQSCDRDITYQLILKSKTTSPLPMHFFVLRGPFSDIKADTQIYKHDFTETETESPFNLMPLPDTAECNRLLAAKAINFRLIMFLASK